The region TGTCTGGTTACGTCCCGGTGTCTGGTTACGTCCCGGTGTCTGGTCACGTCCCGGTGTCTGGTTACGTCTGGTCCGGTGTCTGGTCCCCGGTGTCTGGTCCCGGTGTCTGGTCACGTCCCGGTGTCTGGTCACGTCCCGGTGTCTGGTCACGTCCCGGTGTCTGGTCACGTCCCGGTGTCTGGTCACGTCCCGGTGTCTGGTCACGTCCCGGTGTCTGGTCATGTCCCGGTGTCTGGTCATGTCCCGGTGTCTGGTCATGTCCCGGTGTCTGGTCATGTCCCGGTGTCTGGTCATGTCCCGGTGTCTGGTCATGTCCCGGTGTCTGGTCATGTCCCGGTGTCTGGTCATGTCCCGGTGTCTGGTCATGTCCCGGTGTCTGGTCATGTCCCGGTGTCTGGTCATGTCCCGGTGTCTGGTTACGTCCCGGTGTCTGGTCATGTCCCGGTGTCTGGTCATGTCCCGGTGTCTGGTCATGTCCCGGTGTCTGGTTACGTCCCGGTGTCTGGTCATGTCCCGGTGTCTGGTCATGTCCCGGTGTCTGGTCATGTCCCGGTGTCTGGTCATGTCCCGGTGTCTGGTCATGTCCCGGTGTCTGGTCATGTCGGTGTCTGGTCATGGTGTCTGGTCATGTCCCTGGTCATGTCCCGGTGTCTGGTCATGTCCCGGTGTCTGGTCATGTCCCGGTGTCTGGTCATGTCCCGGTGTCTGGTCATGTCCCGGTGTCTGGTCATGTCCCGGTGTCTGGTCATGTCCCGGTGTCTGGTTATAAAGAGGTGATTGCCGATCAGACggtgatctctctctcctctatcccatcACAgtgctgtcagacagacaggagagttcCCTGATAGAGTTGATGGTGTGTACCATCCGGCAGGCAGCAGAGGCTCACCCACCCGTCGGCAGGGGCACTGGGAAGCGTGTTCTCACGGCGAAGGAGAGGAAGACTCAGATAGACGACAAGAACAAACTGACAGAACACTTCATCATGGCCCTGCCCATGCTCCTGTCTAAGTACCAGGCCGACTCTGAGAAGGTGGCTAACCTGCTACAGATCCCTATGTTCTTTGATCTGGACGTGTACAGTGCTGGGCGTATGGAGAAggtaggagtgtgtgtgagacagaacgttgtgtgtgcgtgcgtgcatgttcggtttgtgtgtgagagaggcctAGTTAacgtatttgtgtgtgtgaagTTTTCTTTATGGGTGACTACGGTAgttactgactgtctctctgtctccctcctctgtgtctccctcctctgtgtctccctcctctgtgtctccctctctctctctctcgctccctccctctctctctcgctccccctctctctctcgctcccccccctctctctctcgctccccccctctctctcgctccccctctctctctcgctccccctctctctctctcgctcccccctctctctctcgctcaccccccctctctcctcctctcgctcgctccccccctctctctctcgctcccccctctctctctcgctcccccctctctctctcgctccccctctctctcgctccccctctctctctcgctccccccctctctctctcctctctctctctcggtccccctctctttcgctcccccccctctttctcgctctcgctctctccccctctctctctctctccttctttctctcgctccccctctctctctcgctccccctccccctctctctccttctttctctttcgctccccctctttctcgctctctctctcccctctctctccttctttctctctcgctccccttctttctctctctcccccctctttcgctctctctctctctcccctctctctctctgccctctctctctctctccttctttctctcgctccccctctctctcgctccccttctttctctctctcgctccccctctctctcgctcccactcgctccctctccccttccattctttctctctcctttctctctctctcccccctctcgctctcagcACCTAGATGCCTTACTGAAGCAGATCCGCCTGGTGGTGGagaaacacactgagacagacgtGCTGGAGGCCTGCAGTAAGACCTACAGCATCCTGTGTTCTGAGGAGTACACCATCATGAACAGAGTGGACATTGCCCGCTCGCAACTCATCGACGAGATAACGGACCGCTTCACACACTCCGTAGAAGACCTGCTGCAAGAGGCCGAGGAGGCCGACGATGACGAcatctacaacgttctgtctacCCTCAAGAGACTGACGGCCTTCCACAAGTAAGACCGTCCTTCCTCCTGTCTCGTTTCGAGTAGAACTCTCGCTCCCTCTCAGTAAGTCATGAATATAAAGGTTCTCCCAGgattctgactgtgtgtgtgtgtgtgtgtgtgtgtgtgtgtgtgtgtgttcccagtgctCATGACCTGACGCGGTGGGACCTGTTTGGTAGCTGCTACAGGTTGTTGAAGGCTGGTATTGAGCAGGGGGCCATGCCAGAGCAGATCGCtgtccaggccctgcagtgttcCCACTACTCCATACTGTGGCAGCTGGTGAAAATCACAGAGGGAACTCCTAGTAAGGAGGACCTGGTGGCTCTGAGGAGAGTGGTGAAGTCCTTCCTGGCTGTCTGTCAGCAGTGTCTGTCCAATGTCAACACACCTGTCAAAGAACAGGTACGAACCAGTTTGCACCTGTCAGTCCAGTCTCACTCCAGTTCAATAAACCAGTCTCACTCCAGTTGCACCTGTTAGACCAGTCTCACTCCAGTTGCACCTGTTAGACCAGTCTCACTCCAGTTGCACCTGTTAGACCAGTCTCACTCCAGTTGCACCTGTTAGACCAGTCTCACTCCAGTTGCACCTGTTAGACCAGTCTCACTCCAGTTTGACCAGTCTCACTCCAGTTTGACCAGTCTCACTCCAGTTTGACCAGTCTCACTCCAGTTTGACCAGTCTCACTCCAGTTTGACCAGTCTCACTCCAGTTTGACCAGTCTCACTCCAGTTTGACCAGTCTCACTCCAGTTTGACCAGTCTCACTCCAGTTTGACCAGTCTCACTCCAGTTTACATTGATGATAAGAGCAGTGTGTGTCCTTTCCCTGCTACCCCAGTGTCAAACCAGTTTCAACTCCAGTTTTTTACACCTCTTCGAGTCTCACTCCAGTTTAAACTGATGATGGTGGTAATGATGAAGAACGGTGTAAATGATGACGTGTTCCCTCCCTGTACAACAGGCCTTCATGTTGTTGTGTGACCTGCTGATGGTCTTCAGTCACCAGTTGGTGTCTGGGGGCAGAGAAGGACTGGAGGCCCTGGTGTTCAACCCAGACAGCACCTTACAGAACGAGCTGCTCACCTTCATCCTGGACCACGTCTTTATAGACCAGGACGATGAGAACCAGAGCAtgggttagacacacacacacacacacacagagacacacacacacagcaggtggcctagcggttaggagcgttgggccagtatccgAAAGGTCGCTGATTCAGATCCCGagcagactaggtgaaaaatcaaccaatgtgctcttgagcaaggcactgaacactaattgctccagggttgcTTTCAATAATGGCTGATTCCTGGCCGTTACCCCACTCTCTGAGGATGTCTCAGGAGAGTTGGGATATGcagaaaaacacatttccaattcaaaCGTTGTAATTGTAAGCTCCCACctacaatattattattattattattattattataattacacacacattctacgcacgcagacacacacagaccactaAGTATGTATGTTCTGTCTTCAGAAGGCGATGAGGAGGATGAAGCCAATAAGATAGAAGCTCTTCACAAGAGGAGAAACCTGCTCGCAGCCTTCAGCAAACTCATCATCTATGACATCGTGGACATGCCCGCTGCTGCAGACATCTTCAAACACTACATGAAGGTGCTGACCTGGTGTCATCTGTCTATCTGACAGATGACAATAGTTGTTTCTGTCCCTGATCCCTGTATGCTTTCACTTCATGTCTGATAGTCACACATCATTATGCTAGCCTCCTGTATCCACAACCAAAGATCTgactggtatctctctctctctgtatctctctctctctgtgtatatctctctctctctgtgtctctctctctctctctctctctctgtgtgtatctctctctgtgtgtatctctctctctctctctctctgtgtgtatctctctctctgtgtgtatctctctctctgtgtgtatctctctctctgtgtgtatctctgtgtgtatctctctctctctctgtgtatctctctctctctctctgtgtatatctctctctctgtgtatctctctctatctctgtgtgtatctctctctctctgtgtgtgtatctctctctctctctgtgtgtgtatctctctctctctctgtgtgtatctctctctctctgtgtgtgtatctctctctctctctctgtgtatatctctctctctgtatatctctctctctctctgtgtgtatctctctctctctctctctgtgtatctctctctctctctctctctctgtgtatctctctctcgctctctctctctgtatctctctctcgctctctctgtatctctctctcgctctctctgtatatctctctctctctctctgtatatatctctctgtatctgtatatctctctctctctgtatctgtatatctctctctctctctgtatatctctctctctctctctctctctgtatatctctctgtatctgtatctctctctgtatttgtatctctgtatctctctgtatctgtatctctctgtatctctctcgctctctctctctgtcgcgctctctctcgcgctctctctctctcgctctctctctgtcgctctctctctctgtcgctctctgtctgtcgctctctctctgtctgtcgctctctctctgtctgtcgctctctctctgtctgtctgtctatctgtatgtctctctgtatgtctctctgtatgtctctctgtatgtctctctgtatgtctctctgtatgtctctgtcactctctctctctgtgtctctgtatgtctgtcgctctctgtcgctctctgtctctctctgtatgtctctctgtatgtctctctctctctctctctctctctctctgtctctatgtctgtcactctctctctctgtgtctctgtatgtctgtctctctctctctctgtcgctctctgtctctctctcggtctttgtctctctgtctttgtatgtctgtgtctctgcctctgtatgtctgtctgtcgctctctctctctgtcgctctctctctctgtcgctctctctctctgtcgctctctctctgtcgctctctctctgtctctctctctgtcgctctctctctgtcgctctctgtatgtctctctgtctctctctgtatgtctctctgtatgtctctctgtatgtctctgtcactctctctctctgtgtctctgtatgtctgtcgctctctgtctctctctgtacgtctctctgtatgtctctctctctctgtctctatgtctgtcactctctctgtgtctctgtctctgtatgtctgtcgctctctctctctgtcgctctctgtctctctctcggtctttgtctctctgtctctgtctttgtatgtctgtgtctctgcctctgtatgtctgtctgtcgctctcttgtcgctctctctctctgtcgctctctctctctgtcgctctctctctctgtcgctctctctgtcgctctctctgtcgctctctctctgtcgctctctgtctctctctgtatgtctctctgtctctgtctgtcactatctctctgtgtctctgtatgtctgtcgctctctctctctgtcgctctctgtctctgtatgtctgtcgctctctctctctgtcgctctctgtctctctctcggtctttgtctctctgcctctgtatgtctgtctctctctgtatgtctctctgtatgtctctctctgtctgtcactctctctctctgtctctgtatgtctgtcgctctctctctctgtctctctctcggtctttgtctctctgtgtctctgtctttgtatgtctgtgtctctgcctctgtatgtctgtctctctctctctctgtcgctctctctctctctctgtgtctctgtctttgtatgtctgtgtctctctgtgtctctgcctctgtatgtccctctctgtctctgtctctctctgtctctctctgtctccagtatTATAATGACTATGGTGATATCATCAAGGAGACTCTCAGtaagaccagacagagtgataagATCCTCTGTGCCAAAACCCTCATCCTCAGTCTGCAACAGGTACTGACACacccgctccacacacacactgacacccgctccacacacacactgacacccgctccacacacacacacacactgacactcgctccacacacacacacacactgacactcgctccacacacacacacactgacacccgctccacacacacacacactgacacccgctccacacacacgcgcacattgacacccgctccacacacacgcgcacactgacacccgctccacacacacacacacacactgacacccgctccacacacacactgatacccgctccacacacacacacacacacactgacacccgctccacacacaccacacacacacactgacacccacaccacacacacacactgacacccgctccacacacacgcacactgacacccgctccacacacacgcacactgacacccgctccacacacacacacactgacacccgctccacacacacacacacacacacactgacacccacaccacacacacacactgacacccgctccacacacacgcacactgacacccgctccacacacacacacactgacacccgctacacacacacactgacacccgctccacacacacacacacgcacacactgacacccgctccacacacacacacacacacactgacacccgctccacacacaccacacacacacactgacacccgctccacacacacacacacactgacacccgctccacacacacacactgacacccgctccacacacacacacacactgacacccgctccacacacacacactgacacccgcacacacacacacacacacactgacacccgcaccacacacaccacacacacactgacacccgcaccacacacaccacacacacactgacacctgctccacacacaccacacactgacacccgctccacacacaccacacacacacacactgacacccgctccacacacacacactgacacctgctccacacacaccacacacacacacactgacacccgctacatacacacactgacacccgcacacacacacacacacacacacacacacactgacacccgctccacacacaccacacacacacacactgacacccgctccacacacacacacacacacacacactgacacccgctccacacacaccacacacacacacacacacactgacacccgctccacacacaccacacactgacacccgcaccacacacacacacacacacactgacacccgctccacacacacacactaacacctgctctacacacaccacacacacacacacacacactgacacccgctacacacacacactgacacccgctacacacacacacacacactgacacccgctacacacacacacacacacacactgacacccgctacacacacacactgacacccgctccacacacacacacacacacacactgacacccgctacacacacaccacacacacacactgacacccgctccacacacacacacacacacactgacacccgctccacacacacacacacacactgacacccgctccacacacacacacactgacacccgcaccacacacacacacactgacacccgcaccacacacacaccacaccacacacacacacacactgacacccgctccacacacaccacacactgacacccgctccacacacacacacacacactgacacctgctccacacgcacacactgacacccgctccacacacacacacacacacacacacactgacacccgctccacacacacacacacacacactgacacccgctccacacacacacacacacacactgacacccgctccacacacacacacacacacacacacacacacacacacacacacacactgacacccgctccacacacacacacacacacacactgacacccgctccacacacacacacacacacacactgacacccgctccacacacacacacactgacacccgcaccacacacacacacactgacacccgcaccacacacacacacacactgacacccgcaccacacacacactgacacctgctccacacacacacccgcaccacacacccgctccacacacacgctcacacacacacacccacccgcacacacacacacacacacacactgacacccgctacacacactgacacccgctacacacacacacacacacacacacacacacactgacacccgctacacacacacacacacacacacacacacacacactgacacccgctacacacacacacacacactgacacccgctccacacacacacacactgacacacacacacactgacacccgctacacacacacaccacacacacactgacacccgctccacacacaccacacacacactgacacccactccacacacaccacacacacactgacacacacaccacacacacactgacacccgctccacacacacacacactgacacccgctacacacacacacacacacacacacacacacacacacacacacacacactgacacccgctacacacacacacactgacacccgctacacacacacacacacacacacacactgacacccgctccacacacacacacacacactgacacccacacacacacacacacacacacacacactgacacccgctccacacacacactgacacccgctccacccacaccacacacacactgacacccgctccacacacaccacacacacacccactgacacccgctacacacacacacactgacacttgctccacacacacacccgcaccacacacacacactgacacccgcaccacacacacacacacacacacacacactgacacccgcTACGTGCACACACCCGCACCACACACCCgctacgcacacatacacacccgtaccacacacacacacacacacacacatggacacacccTCACCACTGACACACCCGcaccagacacactgacacacacactcactgttcactgtgtgtgttgtagctgTTCAACGAGcttctccaggaccagggtccTACTCTGGACAGAACGTCGTCTCACGTCAGCGGCATCAAGGAGTTGGCCCGGCGCTTCGCCCTTACCTTCGGCCTGGACCAGATCAAAACCAGAGAGGCTGTCGCAACGCTGCACAAGTaagacccaacacacacacacacacagattgttaGAAAGCTGATGAACTCATTGTTTTATTCTTTAACCTCCAAGAATTGCCCAGTTTCGTCATCTGAGTGCCTTGTTACAATTGCTCCTCCGAGCTCAttgtcacttcctctctcccccctcgtcccactcttcctctctcccccctcgtcccactcttcctctctcccccctcatcccactcttcctctcgtcccactcttcctctcgtcccactcttcctctcgtcccactcttcctctcgtcccactcttcctctcgtcccactcttcctctcgtcccactcttcctctcgtcccactcttcctctcgtcccactcttcctctcgtcccactcttcctctccccccctcgtcccactcttcctctcgtcccactcttcctctcgtcccactcttcctctcgtcccactcttcctctcgtcccactcttcctctcgtcccactcttcctctcgtcccactcttcctctcgtcccactcttcctctcgtcccactcttcctctctcccccctcgtcccactcttcctctcgtcccactcttcctctcgtcccactcttcctctcgtcccactcttcctctcgtcccactcttcctctcgtcccactcttcctctcgtcccactcttcctctcgtcccactcttcctctcgtcccactcttcctctcgtcccactcttcctctcgtcccactcttcctctcgtcccactcttcctctcgtcccactcttcctctcgtcccactcttcctctcgtcccactcttcctctcgtcccactcttcctctctccccctcgtccCACTCTTCCTCTCGTCCACCACTCTTCCTCTCGTCCCACTCTTCCTCTCGTCCCACTCTTCCTCTCGTCCCACTCTTCCCCTCGtcacactcttcctctctccccctcgtcccactcttcctcctctccccctcgtcccactcttcctctctccccctcgtcccactcttcctctctccccctcgtcccactcttcctctcgtcccactcttcctctcgtcccactcttcctctcgtcccactcttcctctcgtcccactcttcctctctcccccctcgtcccactcttcccctcgtcccactcttcctctctcccccctcgtcccactcttcctctctcgtCCCTCGTCACACTCTTCCTCTCGTCACACACTTcctctctcgtctcctcctctctcccccctcgtctctcctcctctctcccccctcgtctctcttcctgtctcaccCCTCCACAGAGATGGTATAGAGTTTGCCTTTAAGTACCAGAACCCCCATGGTGCAGAGTTCCCTCCTCCTAACCTGGCCTTCCTAGAGGTCCTCTCAGAGTTCTCCTCCAAACTGCTGCGACAGGACAAGAAGACTGTGTAAGTACCTGCCCTGTGTGTGTCAAATTATTATGTCACAATAAGCAGACTGTGTGTGtaacccgtctctctcctcctcccagtcacTCGTATCTGGAGAAGTTTATGTCGGAGTCTATGTCTGAGCGTCGTGAGGACGTGTGGCTGCCCTTAATCTCCTACCGGAACAGTCTGCtaacaggaggagaggatggggaccGGATGTCGGTAACGTCAGGCGCCAGCAGCAAGACCAGCTCCATCCGCAGCAAGAAGGGACGGACGCCAATACACAAGAGTAAACGCATCGAGGGTGGGTCTATCTctcacacagagacatgcactgagggtactaaacattaggaacatcttcctactactgaacagcctcaattcatcaggactacaaggtgtggaaagcgttccacagggatgatggcccgtgttgactccaatgcttctcacagttgtcttgttggctggatgtcctttgggtggtggacccttcttcatacacacaggaaactgtgtaAAAACAGCAGTGCTGCAATTCTTGATACACTGAAACCGGTGCGCCTgtcacctaccaccataccctgttcagtcacctaccaccataccctgttcagtcacctaccaccataccctgttcagtcacctaccaccataccctgttcagtcacctaccaccataccctgttcagtcacctaccaccataccctgttcagtCACCTACCGCCATACCCTGTTCAgtcacctaccaccataccctgttcaaagtcacctaccaccataccctgttcaaagtcaCCTACCGCCGTACCCTGTTCAAAGTCACCTACCGCCGTACCCTGTTCAGTCACCTACCGCCGTACCCTGTTCAGTCACCTACCGCCGTACCCTGTTCAGTCACCTACCACCGTACCCTGTTCAGTCACCTACCACCGTACCCTGTTCAGTCACCTACCACCGTACCCTGTTCAGTCACCTACCACCGTACCCTGTTCAAAgtcacctaccaccataccctgttcagtcacctaccaccataccctgttcagtCACCTACCGCCGTACCCTGTTCAAAgtcacctaccaccataccctgttcagtCACCTACCGCCGTACCCTGTTCAAAgtcacctaccaccataccctgttcagtcacctaccaccataccctgttcagtCACCTACCGCCGTACCCTGTTCAAAGTCACCTACCACCGTACCCTGTTCAGTCACCTACCACCGTACCCTGTTCAgtcacctaccaccataccctgttcagtcacctaccaccataccctgttcaaatctTTTGTTTTACccaatcaccctctgaatggcgcacacacacaatccttctttaacctgtgtcctccccttcatctacactgattgaagtggatttaacaagtgacatacatatatatatatatataagggatcataactgtcaccaggtcagtctgtcatggaaagagcaggtgtttctaatgtgttgtacactccCTGTATAAATACAAGTACCTACAGATGTTGCTAAAATGTGagtttttctccgtctctctctctctgtcggcccactagaggagagtagtgtggaggcCTCCTGGCTTCGTGGTAATGACAGCCTCCAGACACCGGGGGCGCTAACCACCCCTCAGCTCACCTCCACCGTCCTCAGAGAAAACCCACGGCAGGCGGTGGACACACACCTACCTGACCACGACTCTGAACCTGGCTCAGAGAACGACTATGTACACAAgtaagtgtgtgtggtgtgtgtgtgtgtgtgtgcgtgtgtgtgtgtttgtaacccTCTACTCTGCAGTCCCCAGATGCAGATGTCTTGGCTCGGCCAACAGAAGATGGAGGACAGCAGGAAGGATAGAACAGCCATGAACTACATGAAGGCCCGCAACCAGACTGTCAGACAAACTGTGtacgtgtctagtgtgtgtgtacgtgtctagtgtgtgtacgtgtctagtgtgtgtacgtgtctagtgtgtgtacgtgtctagtgtgtgtgtgtacgtgtctagtgtgtgtgtgtgtacgtgtctagtgtgtgtgtacgtgtctagtgtgtgtctagtgtgtgcgtgtctagtgtgtgtgtgcgtgtgtgtgcgtgtctagtgtgtgtgttcgtgtccagtgtgt is a window of Oncorhynchus masou masou isolate Uvic2021 chromosome 7, UVic_Omas_1.1, whole genome shotgun sequence DNA encoding:
- the LOC135543392 gene encoding cohesin subunit SA-1-like, encoding MITSELPVLQDSSNESGAADTVSLSVSVSELEDPTDTKGKKKRGRPGRPPAANKKPRKSPAEKATGGAKGRKANGVPQTNGEGGDPVTLFEVVRMGKSAMQSVVDDWIESYKQDRDIALLDLINFFIQCSGCKGTVRIEMFRNMQNAEIIRKMTEEFDEDSGDYPLTMPGPLWKKFRYNFCEFICVLIRQCQYSIIYDEYLHDTVISLLTGLSDSQVRAFRHTSTLAAMKLMTALVNVALNLSIHQDNTQRQYEAERNKMAGKRANEKLELLLQKRKELQENQDEIENMMNSIFKGIFVHRYRDAIAEIRAICIEEIGVWMKMYSDAFLNDSYLKYVGWTLHDRQGEVRLKCLKALQNLYTNRELFPKLELFTNRFKDRIVSMTLDKEYDVAVEAIRLITLILQGSEDALSNEDCENVYHLVYSAHRPVAVAAGEFLHRKLFSRHDPQAEEELAKRRGRSSPNGNLLRMLVLFFLESELHEHAAYLVDSLWESSQELLKDWECMTELLLEEPVQGEEVLSDRQESSLIELMVCTIRQAAEAHPPVGRGTGKRVLTAKERKTQIDDKNKLTEHFIMALPMLLSKYQADSEKVANLLQIPMFFDLDVYSAGRMEKHLDALLKQIRLVVEKHTETDVLEACSKTYSILCSEEYTIMNRVDIARSQLIDEITDRFTHSVEDLLQEAEEADDDDIYNVLSTLKRLTAFHNAHDLTRWDLFGSCYRLLKAGIEQGAMPEQIAVQALQCSHYSILWQLVKITEGTPSKEDLVALRRVVKSFLAVCQQCLSNVNTPVKEQAFMLLCDLLMVFSHQLVSGGREGLEALVFNPDSTLQNELLTFILDHVFIDQDDENQSMEGDEEDEANKIEALHKRRNLLAAFSKLIIYDIVDMPAAADIFKHYMKYYNDYGDIIKETLSKTRQSDKILCAKTLILSLQQLFNELLQDQGPTLDRTSSHVSGIKELARRFALTFGLDQIKTREAVATLHKDGIEFAFKYQNPHGAEFPPPNLAFLEVLSEFSSKLLRQDKKTVHSYLEKFMSESMSERREDVWLPLISYRNSLLTGGEDGDRMSVTSGASSKTSSIRSKKGRTPIHKSKRIEEESSVEASWLRGNDSLQTPGALTTPQLTSTVLRENPRQAVDTHLPDHDSEPGSENDYVHNPQMQMSWLGQQKMEDSRKDRTAMNYMKARNQTVRQTVRGLMEDDAEPIFEDVMMSSRGQLEDMNEEFEDTMVIDLPPSRNRRERAELRPDFFDSAAMIEDESGFTMPMF